The genomic interval CTGAATCCGGGGACTCTCGCCGAGTCCCTGGTGATCACCCCGTCGTGCGGGCTGGCGGGGGCTTCCCCCGCCTATGCGCGCGCGGCGCTCGGGCACTGCGTGCGGGCCGCGAGATCGCTCGCGGACAACCCTGAGTAACGGGATTCGAAAACGGGAGGACAAGACGGTGGCTGGCGAACAGCACGCGGCGGTACCCGCAGAGGCACGGGAGCAGCATGCGCAGCTCGCTGAGCAGATCGAGGAGCACCGCTTCCGGTACTACGTGAAGGACCAGCCGGTCGTCAGCGACGCCGAGTTCGACAAGCTCCTGCGCTCACTGGAGGCGTTGGAGGACGAGTATCCCGAGCTGCGTACGCCCGACTCGCCGACCCAGAAGGTCGCCGGGGCGTACGAGACCGAATTCACCGCGGTCCAGCACCGCGAGCGCATGCTCTCCCTCGACAACGCCTTCGACGACAAGGAGCTGGAGGCCTGGGGCGAGCGCGTCGCCAATGAACTGGGCTCCGTTCCGTACCACCTCCTGTGCGAGCTGAAGGTGGACGGTCTCGCGGTCAATCTGACGTACGAGAAGGGGCGGCTGACGCGGGCCGCGACGCGTGGCGACGGCCGGACGGGCGAGGACATCACACCCAACATCCGTACGATCGCTGGCGTCCCGGACCGGCTGAAGGGCGACCGGATCCCCGACCTGGTCGAAATCCGCGGGGAGGTCTTCTTCCCGATGGAGAGATTCCAGGAGCTGAACGCGCGACTGGTGGAGGCGCACGACAAGCCTTTCGCCAATCCGCGCAACGCGGCGGCGGGTTCGCTGCGGCAGAAGGACCCCAAGGTCACCGCGACGCGTCCGCTGCACATGGTGGTGCACGGAATCGGCGCCCGCGAGGGTCTGGACATCGACCGCCTGTCGCAGGCGTACGACCTGCTCCGCGAGTGGGGCATGCCGACCGCGCAGCACAACAGGGTGGTCGACGACCTCGCGGGCGTACGGGAATTCATCGCGTACTTCGGCGAGCACCGGCACTCCGTGGAGCACGAGATCGACGGCGTCGTCGTCAAGGTCGACGAGATCCGGCTCCAGGGCCGGCTCGGCTCGACCTCGCGGGCGCCGCGCTGGGCGATCGCCTGGAAGTACGCGCCGGAGGAGGTCAACACCAAGCTGGTGAACATCCGGGTCGGCGTGGGCCGTACGGGCCGGGTGACGCCGTACGCCCAGGTGGAGCCGGTCACGGTCGCCGGATCAGAGGTCGAATTCGCCACCCTGCACAACCAGGAGGTGGTGAAGGCCAAGGGCGTACGCATCGGGGACACGGTGGTGCTGCGCAAGGCGGGCGACGTCATTCCGGAGATCCTGGGGCCGGTCGTCGACCTGCGGGACGGCAGCGAGCGGGAGTTCGTGATGCCGCACGAGTGCCCGGAGTGCGGCAGTGCGCTGCGGCCGATGAAAGAGGCCGACATCGACCTCCGATGCCCCAACGCCCGCTCCTGCCCCGCCCAGTTGCGGGAGCGGCTGTTCTATCTGGCCGGCCGCAAGGCGCTGGACATCGAGAACTTCGGGTATGTCGCGGCGGCCGCGCTCACCAGGCCGCTGGAGCCGGCCGAGCCGCCGCTGCGGGACGAGGGCGATCTCTTCGATCTCAAGGTCGAGCAGCTGCTGCCCATCAAGTCGTACGTCCTGGACCAGGATTCGGGTCTTCCCAAGCGCGACCCCAAGACGGGGGAGGAGAAGGTCGTCACCTTCTTCGCCAACCAGGAGGGCGTGCCGAAGAAGAACACCCTCGCGATGCTGGAGAACATCGCCGCGGCCAAGGAGCGGCCGCTGGCGCGTGTCATCACCGGCCTGTCGATCCGTCATGTCGGACCCGTCGCGGCGGAGGCACTGGCCCGTGAGTTCCGCTCGCTGGAGCGGATCGAGCAGGCGAGCGAGGAGGAACTGGCCGCTGTGGAGGGGGTCGGACCGACCATCGCCGCCTCGCTCAAACAGTGGTTCGAGGAGGACTGGCACCGGGAGATCCTGCGCAAGTGGCGGGCGGCCGGGGTCCGGATGGAGGAAGAGGGCGCCGGTGAAGACCATGGACCGCGTCCGCTGGAGGGCCTCACGGTCGTCGTGACCGGAACCTTGCAGAACCACACGCGGGATGGCGCAAAAGAGGCGCTCCAGAGCCGCGGAGCGAAGGTCACTGGATCTGTTTCGAAGAAAACCTCCTTCGTGGTGGTCGGTGACAGCCCCGGCTCGAAGTACGACAAGGCCATGCAGTTGAAGGTTCCTGTCCTGAACGAAGAGGGATTTGCCGTTCTTTTGGCGGAGGGACCGGAAGCGGCTCGTGAAGCGGCTGTGCCGACCGAGGAGTAGGCGGGCCGCGAGGCGGGGACAGGGGCGGTGAGAGGGGGAAATGGCAGCCGGGGTTCACCCGTTCGGCGCATACCAGACCGATGCGGGTGCCCGGGTCGCATTCGGGCAAGAGCGGTAGACCGCTGCCCGCAGGAGCCTCCTGCGGCCTACTGTTGAGATGTGCGCCTGTCGTGCACGGCTGCCATGGGGTGTCCCCCTGCTCCTCAGGAGCTCGGGGAAGGGATTTCAGTCGTGATGGCATGACAACGGGGCCATCGCGTGGCACGGGCACCGACGGCTGTGAGAGGGACGGAATGAAACCGACGGAGAGTGCCGACCCGGTCTCACGGCTGCGAGGTTGGGCAGCGGCCCAGAGGAAGCTGCCCGCCGTCGTGGCCGCACTGGCCGCCGTCGTCCTGGTGACCGGGATCTGTCGCGCCGTCACCCAGGGCCATGCCCTGTTCCCCGACGGCACAGTGGGCTGGTCGCTGGCCCTGCTCACCGGATTCATCGTGGGCCACCTGGTCGCCCTCGGCCGCGACCGATGGTGGGGCGGCACGGGCTCCGGCGCGGCGCTGACGCTCGCCGTCCTGCTGCTGTACGGCTGGCTGCCGGCCGGCCTGGTCAGCCTCGCCGTCGTCGTGCTGGTCGGACTGGCCCGCAGGCACCGGTGGCGCCAGGGTGTGCTGCACGGCGCGGTGGACATCCTGGGCATAGGCACCGCGGCGCTCGTCCTGGCCGCATTCGGCGACGTACCGACCGTCGAGAAGCCCTGGGATCCGCTGGAGTGGGGAATCGACGCAGTCCCCGAAGTCGTGCTCGCCGCCACGGCCTACCTTGCCGTCACCCGGCTCCTCCTCTGGTACGCCCTGGCGCCCCGGGGCGGGCGGCTGCCGTCCGTCGCCCGAACGGCCCTTTATCGGCAGGCACTCGTCGCGGTCGCGCTGCTCGGCATCGCCCCGCTCATATGCGTGGTCGCCGTGGCGCTGCCGTTCCTGCTGCCGCTCTTCTCGGTGCCCTTAATCGCGCTGGACTCCACGCTGTGGATCGCCAGGGCGCGTGCGGAGGAGCAGCTTCGGGATCCGCTGACCGGACTGCCCAACCGCCAGTGGCTGTTGGAGCGGGCCTGGCCCGCACTGGAGGAAGCCGAAAGCGTCGGCACCAGGTCTGCGCTCGTGCTGATAGACCTCGACCGCTTCCGGGCGGTCAATGACACGCTCGGCCACTTGGCCGGCGACCGGCTGCTGCTCCAGATAGCGGACAGGCTGCGGCTGGCCCTGCCGCGCGGGGCGGAGGCGGCGCGGCTCGGCGGTGACGAGTTCGCGGTTCTGCTCCCGAAGGCCGACTCCACGACCAGTGCGCAGCGCGTCGCCCGGCATCTCGTGGCCGAACTGTCGTCGCCGCTCGACCTGGACGGCCTGACGCTCGTCCTGGAGGCCAGTGCGGGGGTCGCCGTCTTCCCCGACCACGCGCTCGACGCGGAGGGACTGCTGCGGCGTGCGGACGTGGCGATGTATCAGGCCAAGCGGGACCGTACAGGCGTAGAGGTCTACGAGTCCAAGCGCGACAGCAACACCCCCGACAGGCTCGGCCTGTTGGGCGACCTCCGGCGGGCGCTGGACGCGAGCGAGGTCGAGCTCCACTACCAGCCGAAGGTCCGGTTCGACGGGCAGGTCGCCGGCCTCGAAGCCCTGGTCCGGTGGGTGCACCCGGAGCGGGGACGCGTCCCCCCGGACGAATTCATCGCCATCGCGGAGTCGTCGGGGCTGATGCCGCATCTGACGGAGTACGTCCTGGAGACGGCGCTGGCGCAGGTCGCGCGGTGGAGGGCGCAGGGGCTGAACGTTCCGGTCGCGGTGAATGTCTCGCCGCGCGACGTCCACACGCCGGGGTTCGCGGGCGCGGTCGCGGCCCGGCTCGCCCGGCACGGTGTCCCTGCGGGGTCCTTGCAGCTGGAAATAACGGAACACGTGCTGCTGGAGGACCCGCAGCGCGCGGCGGACACGCTGGCCGGGCTGACCGGGCACGGCGTGAAGATGTCCCTGGACGACTTCGGTACGGGGTACTCGTCCCTGGTCCACCTCCGTCGGCTCCCGGTGAGCGAGCTGAAAATCGACCGCTCGTTCGTGGCGAGGCTGGCGGTGGACAACGAGGACGCCGAGATCGTCCGCTGCACGGTCGATCTCGCCCACTCGCTCGGCCTGCTGGTGGTGGCGGAGGGCGTCGAGGACGACGAGACGTGGGAGCGGCTGAGGGACCTGCGCTGCGATGCGGTGCAGGGGTGGCTGGTGGCGGCCGCGATGCCGCCGGACGAGGCGACGGCGTGGCTGCTGGCCCGAGGTGAGAACGGCTGGCACCGCCAGGTCGATCTGGACCGCGTAGCCGCCGCAGCAGCCCTGGAGGAAGCAAAGCGCCCGGCCCCGTCCCCTTCCGGCCAGCCCGTGAAGTAACCACCGGCGGCGGGGTCGCACCCGGAAGACCGGCACCCCGGCCCCGTCGTCGGCGCACCACCCGCTCCGGCGCAGGCACCGCCGGACCGTGCTCGCGAACCGCTCGCCCGGGCGCGCAGCTAATCCGTTTCGTGGGGAAGGGGCCGCGCCCCATAGGATTGGGCCAAAACCCACACACTCACCCCTGAGGATCGCTGCATGCCTGGCATCACGCGCGAGGAGGTCGCCCACCTCGCACGGCTGGCGCGTCTGGAGCTGAAGGGCGAAGAGCTCGATCACTTCGCCGGTCAGCTCGACGACATCATCGGCGCGGTCGCCCGCGTCTCCGAGGTCGCCGACCAAGACGTACCGCCGACCTCCCACCCGCTGCCGCTGACCAACGTCATGCGCGCGGACGAGGTCCGTCCGTCGCTCACCCCGGAGCAGGCCCTCTCCGGTGCCCCCGCCCAGGAGCAGCAGCGTTTCAAGGTGCCGCAGATCCTGGGGGAGGACTAAACAGTCATGTCGGACAACAGCAACATCATCAAGCTCACCGCCGCCGAGACCGCCGCGAAGATCGCTTCCGGTGAGCTCACGGCCGTCGAGGTCACCGAGGCCCACCTGGCCCGGATCGAGGCCGTCGACGAGAAGGTGCACGCCTTCCTGCACGTGGATAGGGACGGGGCACTCGCCCAGGCCCGCGCAGTGGACGCCAAGAAGGCGAACGGCGAGAAGCTCGGCCCGCTGGCCGGTGTTCCGCTCGCGCTCAAGGACATCTTCACCACCGAGGGCATCCCGACCACCGTCGGGTCGAAGATCCTCGAAGGCTGGATCCCGCCGTACGACGCCACGCTGACCAAGAAGCTCAAGGCGGCCGACGTCGTCATCCTCGGCAAGACCAACATGGACGAGTTCGCCATGGGGTCGTCGACGGAGAACTCCGCGTTCGGGCCGACCGGCAACCCCTGGGACCTCACCAAGATTCCCGGCGGCTCCGGCGGTGGCTCGTCCGCCGCCCTCGCGTCGTACGAGGCGCCCCTCGCCATCGGCACGGACACCGGCGGTTCCATCCGCCAGCCCGCCGCCGTCACCGGCACCGTCGGCGTCAAGCCGACCTACGGCGCGGTCTCCCGCTTCGGCATGGTCGCGTTCTCCAGCAGCCTCGACCAGGGCGGCCCCTGCGCCCGTACGGTCCTGGACGCCGCGCTCCTCCACGAGGTCATCGCCGGGCACGACCCGCTCGACTCGACCTCCATCGACGCCCCGGTCCCGCCGGTCGTCGAGGCGGCGAGGAACGGCTCCGTCGCAGGCATGCGCGTCGGCGTCGTCAAGCAGTTCCGCGGCGAGGGCTACCAGGCCGGTGTCCTCCAGCGCTTCGACGAGTCCGTCGAACTGATGCGGGAACTCGGCGCCGAGATCGTCGAGCTGGACTGCCCGTCCTTCGACCTCGCCCTCTCGGCGTACTATCTGATCGCCCCCTCGGAGTGCTCCTCCAACCTGGCCCGCTTCGACGCCATGCGGTACGGCCTGCGGGTCGGCGACGACGGCACGAAGTCCGCCGAGGAGGTCACCGCCCTCACCCGCGAGGCCGGTTTCGGCGACGAGGTCAAGCGCCGCATCATCCTCGGTACGTACGCACTCAGCTCCGGCTACTACGACGCGTACTACGGCTCGGCCCAGAAGGTCCGTACGCTCATCACCCAGGACTTCGAGAAGGCGTTCGAGAAGGTCGACGTGATCGTTTCGCCGACCACGCCCACCACCGCCTTCCCGATCGGCGAGCGCGCCGACGACCCGATGGCGATGTACCTCGCCGACCTGTGCACGATCCCGACCAACCTGGCCGGCAACGCCGCCATGTCGCTGCCCTGCGGCCTGGCGCCCGAGGACGGTATGCCGGTCGGTCTCCAGATCATCGCCCCGGCCATGAAGGACGACCGTCTTTACAAGGTCGGCGCCGCCGTCGAGGCCGCCTTCGTGGAAAAGTGGGGCCACCCGCTGCTCGAGGAGGCACCGTCGCTGTGAGTGCAATCAACAAGGCCAAGGGCTTCAAGAAGTCCAAGACCGGTACGTATCTGTCGATCGGCACCACCGCCTTCGGAGCGATCAGCGTGTTCAAGCAGGCCAAGAAGGCCCGCCACGAACACGACACGCTCCGACTGGTCGACGCCGTCGTCTCCGCTGCCGCCATCGCCACCGGCATCGCTCTGCTCTACCGCGAGCTGAAGCGCCTCGGCGACGACGACGTCCTGCTGGGCTGAGAGGGAAAGTTTCACCGTGACCGTCACTGAACTTGTGCCGTACGAGGACGCCCTCGCGGCCTACGACCCCGTCATGGGCCTTGAGGTCCACGTCGAGCTCGGCACAAAGACGAAGATGTTCTGCGGCTGCTCCACGGAGCTCAAGCAGGACGCCAACAGCCAGACGTGCCCCACCTGTCTGGGGCTGCCCGGCTCGCTCCCGGTCGTCAACGCGATCGGTGTCGAGTCGGCCATCAAGATCGGCCTCGCGCTCAACTGCGAGATCGCCGAGTGGTGCCGCTTCGCCCGGAAGAACTACTTCTATCCGGACATGCCGAAGAACTTCCAGACCTCCCAGTACGACGAGCCGATCGCCTTCAACGGCTATCTGGACGTCCAGCTGGAGGACGGCGAGGTCTTCCGTGTGCAGATCGAGCGCGCGCACATGGAGGAGGACACCGGCAAGTCGCTGCACGTCGGCGGCGCCACCGGTCGTATCCACGGAGCGTCCCACTCCCTCCTGGACTACAACCGCGCCGGTATCCCGCTCATCGAGATCGTCACCAAGCCGATCGAGGGTGCGGGCGTGCGTGCTCCGGAGGTCGCGAAGGCGTACGTCGCCGAGCTCCGCGAGCTCATCAGGGCGCTCGACGTCTCCGAGGCGCGCATGGAGCAGGGCCAGATGCGCTGCGACGTGAACCTCTCCCTGCGGCCGCACGGCCGTGAGGAGTTCGGTACGCGCTCCGAGACGAAGAACGTCAACTCGCTGCGCTCGGTGGAGCGTGCGGCCCGCTTCGAGATCCAGCGGCACGCCGCGGTCCTCAACTCCGGCGGCACGATCGTCCAGGAGACCCGGCACTTCCACGAGGACGACGGCTCCACCACGGCCGGCCGCATCAAGGACAACGCCGAGGA from Streptomyces spiramyceticus carries:
- the ligA gene encoding NAD-dependent DNA ligase LigA, which produces MAGEQHAAVPAEAREQHAQLAEQIEEHRFRYYVKDQPVVSDAEFDKLLRSLEALEDEYPELRTPDSPTQKVAGAYETEFTAVQHRERMLSLDNAFDDKELEAWGERVANELGSVPYHLLCELKVDGLAVNLTYEKGRLTRAATRGDGRTGEDITPNIRTIAGVPDRLKGDRIPDLVEIRGEVFFPMERFQELNARLVEAHDKPFANPRNAAAGSLRQKDPKVTATRPLHMVVHGIGAREGLDIDRLSQAYDLLREWGMPTAQHNRVVDDLAGVREFIAYFGEHRHSVEHEIDGVVVKVDEIRLQGRLGSTSRAPRWAIAWKYAPEEVNTKLVNIRVGVGRTGRVTPYAQVEPVTVAGSEVEFATLHNQEVVKAKGVRIGDTVVLRKAGDVIPEILGPVVDLRDGSEREFVMPHECPECGSALRPMKEADIDLRCPNARSCPAQLRERLFYLAGRKALDIENFGYVAAAALTRPLEPAEPPLRDEGDLFDLKVEQLLPIKSYVLDQDSGLPKRDPKTGEEKVVTFFANQEGVPKKNTLAMLENIAAAKERPLARVITGLSIRHVGPVAAEALAREFRSLERIEQASEEELAAVEGVGPTIAASLKQWFEEDWHREILRKWRAAGVRMEEEGAGEDHGPRPLEGLTVVVTGTLQNHTRDGAKEALQSRGAKVTGSVSKKTSFVVVGDSPGSKYDKAMQLKVPVLNEEGFAVLLAEGPEAAREAAVPTEE
- a CDS encoding putative bifunctional diguanylate cyclase/phosphodiesterase; translated protein: MRVPGSHSGKSGRPLPAGASCGLLLRCAPVVHGCHGVSPCSSGARGRDFSRDGMTTGPSRGTGTDGCERDGMKPTESADPVSRLRGWAAAQRKLPAVVAALAAVVLVTGICRAVTQGHALFPDGTVGWSLALLTGFIVGHLVALGRDRWWGGTGSGAALTLAVLLLYGWLPAGLVSLAVVVLVGLARRHRWRQGVLHGAVDILGIGTAALVLAAFGDVPTVEKPWDPLEWGIDAVPEVVLAATAYLAVTRLLLWYALAPRGGRLPSVARTALYRQALVAVALLGIAPLICVVAVALPFLLPLFSVPLIALDSTLWIARARAEEQLRDPLTGLPNRQWLLERAWPALEEAESVGTRSALVLIDLDRFRAVNDTLGHLAGDRLLLQIADRLRLALPRGAEAARLGGDEFAVLLPKADSTTSAQRVARHLVAELSSPLDLDGLTLVLEASAGVAVFPDHALDAEGLLRRADVAMYQAKRDRTGVEVYESKRDSNTPDRLGLLGDLRRALDASEVELHYQPKVRFDGQVAGLEALVRWVHPERGRVPPDEFIAIAESSGLMPHLTEYVLETALAQVARWRAQGLNVPVAVNVSPRDVHTPGFAGAVAARLARHGVPAGSLQLEITEHVLLEDPQRAADTLAGLTGHGVKMSLDDFGTGYSSLVHLRRLPVSELKIDRSFVARLAVDNEDAEIVRCTVDLAHSLGLLVVAEGVEDDETWERLRDLRCDAVQGWLVAAAMPPDEATAWLLARGENGWHRQVDLDRVAAAAALEEAKRPAPSPSGQPVK
- the gatC gene encoding Asp-tRNA(Asn)/Glu-tRNA(Gln) amidotransferase subunit GatC, which codes for MPGITREEVAHLARLARLELKGEELDHFAGQLDDIIGAVARVSEVADQDVPPTSHPLPLTNVMRADEVRPSLTPEQALSGAPAQEQQRFKVPQILGED
- the gatA gene encoding Asp-tRNA(Asn)/Glu-tRNA(Gln) amidotransferase subunit GatA, coding for MSDNSNIIKLTAAETAAKIASGELTAVEVTEAHLARIEAVDEKVHAFLHVDRDGALAQARAVDAKKANGEKLGPLAGVPLALKDIFTTEGIPTTVGSKILEGWIPPYDATLTKKLKAADVVILGKTNMDEFAMGSSTENSAFGPTGNPWDLTKIPGGSGGGSSAALASYEAPLAIGTDTGGSIRQPAAVTGTVGVKPTYGAVSRFGMVAFSSSLDQGGPCARTVLDAALLHEVIAGHDPLDSTSIDAPVPPVVEAARNGSVAGMRVGVVKQFRGEGYQAGVLQRFDESVELMRELGAEIVELDCPSFDLALSAYYLIAPSECSSNLARFDAMRYGLRVGDDGTKSAEEVTALTREAGFGDEVKRRIILGTYALSSGYYDAYYGSAQKVRTLITQDFEKAFEKVDVIVSPTTPTTAFPIGERADDPMAMYLADLCTIPTNLAGNAAMSLPCGLAPEDGMPVGLQIIAPAMKDDRLYKVGAAVEAAFVEKWGHPLLEEAPSL
- the gatB gene encoding Asp-tRNA(Asn)/Glu-tRNA(Gln) amidotransferase subunit GatB, producing MTVTELVPYEDALAAYDPVMGLEVHVELGTKTKMFCGCSTELKQDANSQTCPTCLGLPGSLPVVNAIGVESAIKIGLALNCEIAEWCRFARKNYFYPDMPKNFQTSQYDEPIAFNGYLDVQLEDGEVFRVQIERAHMEEDTGKSLHVGGATGRIHGASHSLLDYNRAGIPLIEIVTKPIEGAGVRAPEVAKAYVAELRELIRALDVSEARMEQGQMRCDVNLSLRPHGREEFGTRSETKNVNSLRSVERAARFEIQRHAAVLNSGGTIVQETRHFHEDDGSTTAGRIKDNAEDYRYFPEPDLVPVAPSREWVEELRKGLPELPRVRRNRLREEWGISEHDMQSMLNAGAVDLIAATIDAGADSASARKWWMGELARNANEAGTDLASLPITPEQVARVTALVASGDLNDKLARQVIEGVLAGEGGPDEVVEKRGLKVVSDEGALGTAVDEAIAANAAIADKIRSGKVAAAGALVGAVMKATRGQADAARVRELILERLAPKE